The genomic window atcaacacttgatgccgtttcttgatttctaccttcgtcgatttcaacatcacgaagagctcgggaatcgttttcgtcatcccttgcatactatagttcatcacaaagttctagtaacttggtggtggtgactagagaattctgtcaatcactatcttatctggaagattaactcccacttgattcaagcgattgaagtactcagacaatctgagcacatgctcactagttgagcgattctcctccatcttttagctatagaacttagtagagacttcatatctctcaactcgggtatttgcttgaaatattaacttcaattcctggaacatctcatatggtccatgacgttcaaaacgtctttgaagtcccgattctaagccgttaagcatggtgcactaaactatcaagtagtcatcatattgagctagccaaacgttcataacgtctgcatctgctcctgcaataggtctgtcacctagcggtgcattaaggacataattcttctgtgcagcaatgaggataaacctcagatcacggatccaatccgcatcattgctactaacatctttcaacacaattttctctaggaacatatcaaaaataaacatatgaaagcaacaacacgagctattgatctataacataatttgcaaaatactaccaggactaagttcatgataaatttaagttcaattaatcatattacttaagaactcccacttagacagacatctctctagtcaactaagtgatcacgtgatccaaatcaactaaaccatgtccgatcatcacgtgagatggagtagttttcaatggtgaacatcactatgttgatcatatctactatatgattcaccttcgacctttcggtctccgtgttccgaggccatatctgtatatgctaggctcgtcaagtatgacctgagtattccgcgtgtgcaactgttttgcacccgttgtatttgaacgtagagcctatcacacctgatcatcacgtggtgtctcagcacgaagaacttttgcaacgatgcatactcagggagaacacttcttgattattagtgagagatcatcttaaaatgctaccgtcaatcaaagcaagataagatgcataaaggataaacatcacatgcaatcaatataagtgatatgatatggccatcatcatcttgtgcttgtgatctccatcttcgaagcaccgtcgtgatcaccatcatcaccggcgcgacaccttgatctccatcgtagcatcgttgtcgttacgccatctattgcttctacgactatcgctaccgcttagtgataaagtaaagcaattacagggcgtttgcatttcatacaataaaacgacaaccatatggctcctgccagttgccgataacttcggttacaaaacatgatcatctcatacaatatagcatcacatcttgaccatatcacatcacaacatgccctgcaaaaacaagttagacgtcctctactttgttgttacaaattttacgtggctgctacgggctttagcaagaactgttcttacctacgcataaaaaccacaatgatagttcatcaagttggtgctgttttaaccttcgcaaggaccgggcgtagccacactcgattcagctaaagtgagagagacagacacccgccagccacctttaagcacgagtgctcgcaacggtgaaaccagtctcgcgtaagcgtacacgtaatgtcggtccgggccgcttcatctcacaataccgccgaaccaaagtatgacatgctggtaagcagtatgacttgtatcgcccacaactcacttgtgttctactcgtgcatataacatcaacgcgtaaaacctaggctcggatgccactattggggaacgtagtaatttcaaaaaaattcctacgcacacgcaagatcatggtgatggtatagcaacgagaggggagagtgtatgtccacgtaccctcgtagaccgtaagcggaagcgttatgacaacgcggttgatgtagtcgtacgtcttcacgatccgaccgatccaagtaccgaacgtacggcacctacgagttcagcacacgttcagctcgatgacgatcccccggactccaatccagcaaagtgtcggggatgaattccgtcagcacgacggcctggtgacgatgatgatgttctaccggcgcagggcttcgcctaaactccgcgacgatatgaccgaggtggaatatggtggaggggggcaccgcacacggctaaggaacgatccgtagatcaacttgtgttgttgtgcctagaggtgcccccttgcccccgtatataaaggagccagggggaggggttcggccggccaggaggggcgcgccaggaggagtcctcctcccaccgggagtaggactccccccccccttccttgttggagtaggagagaaggaaagagggagagaggaggaaggaaaagggggttgcaccccttgtccaattaggaccagaggggggctgcgcccctccttcctttcggcctctctcctctattcccatatggcccaataaggcccatatactccccggcgaattcccgtaactctccggtactccgaaaaatacccgaatgactcggaacctttccgaactccgaatatagtcgtccaatatatcgatctttacgtctcgaccatttcgagactcctcgtcatgtccccgatctcatccgggactcctaactccttcggtacatcaaaactcataaactcataataaaactgtcatcgaaaccttaagcgtgcggaccctacgggttcgagaactatgtagacatgacctagaactattcttggtcaataaccaatagcggaacctggatgcccatattggctcctacatattctacgaagatctttatcggtcaaaccgcataacaatatactttgttccctttgtcatcggtatgttatttgcccgagattcggtcgtcggtatccaatacctagttcaatctcgttaccggcaagtctctttactcgttacgtaatgcatcattccgtaactaactcattaactacattgcttgcaaggcttatagtgatgtgcattaccgagagggcccagagatacctctccgacaatcggagtgacaaacctaatctccaaatacgccaacccaacatgtacctttggagacacctcctttataatcacccagttacgttgtgacgtttggtagcacccaaagtgttcctccggtaaacgggagttgcataatctcatagttacaggaacatgtatatgtcatgaagaaagcaatagcaacatactaaacgatcaagtgctaggctaacggaatgggtcatgtcaatcacatcattctcctaatgatgtgatcccgttaatcaaatgataactcttttgtccatggctaggaaacttaaccatctttgattcacgagctagtcaagtagaggcatactagtgacactatgttttgtctatgtattcacacatgtattatgtttccggttaatacaattctagcatgaataataaatatttatcatgaaataaggaaataaataataactttattattgcctctagggcatatttccttcagttctatgctattttacctgagagagagcagcaggagtgattagctagctagaatgagtttaaagatgatgatgtgctacactatgactatgatgattaaatagctagtgttgatggtaatgactatgattattattattagctagtgttggtggtgattagatagctacattatgactatgatgattaaatagtgttggtggtaatgactataatgattattagctagtgttgttggtgatgatatgatgcaagagtttttatattaatatgatgatgatgttcatcatgatgatcatgatgatttGTTATTATGATCATGATTAGTTATATATCATAGGTGGAAGGAACGCGGATTAGATTCATGTGGGAGGATCAAAAGTGACCAAAAGTTGAATTAGTAGGATCGTCGTCCTAATTCAACTTTTGATTCATCCAAATAAATCTAATCCATGTTTCTTTCTCACAATGATATATTAATTCatcatggacataatgatataacaacctcTTAATTAGTACTGTATCAAAAAAATTATAACGGCGTATAAACGGTAGCGCGgcgtaaaaataaaaataaataaaaaacagaataGTTGTAGCGCGGAGTGCGAAAAacgctactactagttagattagcagtagcgcctatacggtaaacgctactgctaagtagctatAACAGTAGCGCTGGTagtaacgcgctactgctaagtgatagctgtagcgccttatcagtaacGCGCAACCCTGCGCTACTGATAGCCctaaaacccacgctactgctaggcttttccctagtagtgagcggTATCCTGTTCATGAGGGGCGGCCCAGAACTTTCCTTTGCGGACCAAGGGCACGACCGAAAGGTGAGCTCACACAATTATTACCATAACATGAGCCCTAGATCAAAGAAGAGGAGTGAAAAGCAGGCTGGGGTCCTAAAGGATGATGTTGATAGGCATACGCTCCAGCATATGGGTTTGTGGGTGAGAAGCGACAGAAAACAATTTCGGTATTTGATAGGATTTTGGAACCAAATCACATACATCGGGACTAATGATCCTCTTGGCTTGGAACTGTCGAGGCTTGGGATGGACTTGATAATTGGTGAACTCGGAGAGCTGATATGATTCTACAACTCAGTGATTGTATTTTTGTGTCAAACAAAAAGAGGTCAGGGTTTGTATATATTGACAGTAGTCAAAATGGTTGCCAATAGGGGTGAGGTAGTGGGGGCTATGGACAAGCTTAAATGATGCCTTTGGTTTTAGGCAATTGTATGCGTGGATTGCCTAGGGAAAAGTGGTGGTCTGGCCCTTTGGTAAAGAGGCAGTGCACAAGTAGTGGTCTGGCCATGGTGTCAATACTATATAGATGATGCTTTCAAAATATGACGGTAAGGATATTCACATCCGAAGCTCTCCACTTGATTTGGCGTGAGACGGCTCTGTTAAAAATCAAGAGAAAAACTGGTTCTGTAACGAAAATATATTTCCTAGTTCAACTTCTACCCTAGACCCTTCACCCTCACCTAGTGTAAGAggaacccctcaaaaaaaaaaaacctagTGTAAGAGGAAGTTTTCTCGAATTCGACCTAGCTGGTCTATGCCTGTCACGTGTCACTTAAACAAGTTTGGGGCGCTGAAGCAATGTGTCTAATTTTTTTTCTTGAAACATGCATCCCTTCCCTCATTTTTTTTTGAGCATTCATCCCTTCCCTGATCTAAACTTCCAAATGTAGTCGTACTGTCGAAGTACCAAGTTGGTGCAATTTTTTTCTGATGTGAAGAACAAAATCCTTCACCACGTACAAACCAAAACCCACGTCCTTCCAGCAGGAAGTTGTCCATTTGGCACATCTTGACCGATTGTGAAATAAATTATCTCGAGCGGAGGGTCCCATGGACCATGGTGTAGCTACTCTGCAGGCCGATGTATATACAATTCTTCCAGCATTTCAGCTTGGCTTTCGTTGGTCAAAATAGCAAATATTATACACGAGTTACTTGCACACTTTTCTCCAGAAGAGCACAAAATAAAGGTCAACAGAGGAGAAAAGCCTAGGTCGGACAACCCAGAGCACCATTATCCGATCTGTGACCCAGTAGAACTGCATATAAGGACCCGTACGCTCCCCCTAAACTAGCATACCACACCTCACGTTTCCAGCAATGGCAGCTCAGACCGGAGCAGCgctcctcctcgtcggcctccttcCATCTGGAATGTTGCAGATTTGGATGTATCTCTAGACACATCCATGTATATCCCATGCTAATTACTTTGCTACTCTCGAGCGACTTCCTTGTTGCTCAAAGATTTGGTGCTGAATCACGTACAATTTGTTGGTGCCCGAAGGCGACATCGTTTACTCGCAAAGGCAGGTCTGGAAGGACCCCAACAATGTGCTGACGAGCTGGGATCCGACCCTTGTCAACCCCTGCACTTGGTTTCATGTCACCTGCAACCTCACAACTCCGTCACCCTTTTCTCCTTCCCGCTCTGAAGGTCCAAATTAGTTTCATGATAGGAAGTTATCAATATTAAAAATGATACAAACATTATTTCATGTATATCTCAGGAGTTACATAGACGTGCTGTGTGAGTAATTATTATGCTCATATTCACAAATAGAAAGTTTCCTCCTTTTTGGTACACCGTACGTGTAGATATAGCCTGAAATAATAGTGGGCAAGCGGACAGCCTGCAATATTGGTGGCCAAGTGGACACCCATCCTCAGAAGGCTTGAAACATGATATACAATATGTCTCGTGTTAAATTGCTGAATCTATGGGAGCCTAGCCACAACAGCCGTGAATATGGCATTCACATCACTCTATGGGTGCATATAATACAAGGAGATATTCCACGCTTTAAATGGTTGAAACTATGAGAGCCGGCCGAAACAGCGCTCACTTTGTCATTCACATCACTCTATTGGTGCAAAGAATACAAGGAGATGAAAGCGTTAGTAGATCAAAAATCAAATATAGTGGTTTGTTTCATTGCCTGCAATCAGCTGGAGTGATGCAATACATCTAATGGATGGACAAACGCTTACATTAATCAAAAGAACACTAACTAACATGGACAAAGAACGTGAGGTGAGTACTGATCATTGTGGCTATGCATATGATTTTATCATCAATCTATTATATATTGAGAGTAAATGGCGGGCTAACAAAAAAGATAAATATGCTAGAAAATAGAGAAAAACAGAAACATCTGACATTTTTTTCCTTTCAATAAACCATATCCATTATATCCCTCGGATACCCTTCTCCACTTTCATTGTTGGTTTACTCACATACCACAGGTAAAATCTTCACGCCCAAACTTCCATGCCCGTACCCGTGAGTCAAATCTTCACGCCTCAAAGTACCATTGTCTAATCTCAACAAAGGGATATCTACGTTTCTTTCTATGAGAATCTACATGATGTACAGGTCTAGGTATGAATAATAGCTACTATTACATATTTTCCTTTTCATTATATCTTTTTAAGAAAGGGATATGATATATATGTACTCCATAGAACATCTTCTCACTGACTTTTCAAAAACCATATTACGTCAAGTATAGTAATAATAAGTAATAAATATTTATATAGGACCATAACTTTAAGTCTAAAAAATGTAATTCGTTATTTTTTTGTTAATAAAGAGAAAACAAAGGACATGAATGTATAGTACAAAATATCATTTCTTTACTTTATACCTATTTACATGAATGCAATGTTGTAGTTTTTCTTTGTTAAATGAAAAGAATCGATTCGGTAGTGACATGATACTATTCAAGAAGTTGTGCAAGGATGACACTTAAACAATCAAAGAATGTGAAGAGTATGACTAAACTACCAAAGCTTTCCAATCTTTAGTCACCTATTATTGTCCATCATTTTTCTACATGCTACCAGGTTTTTAGCAGTCTTGAGTTATGTGTTAGTTCTAATATTTCATGGTGAATCAAGTAGACGTTCACTTTCAAAGTTGATCTATACATTTTAATATTTATGTCCAAAAATGTAAATAATTAAGTATTTTAGAGTTTATCATGACTAAATAATAGATGAACGCAAAAGGTCAAAGGCAAATGAAGTGAAGCAAATTTCACGCATGTAAACTCCGTTTTCAATAGCATATGAGTTAATTTATTCTCACCAGCACTCAATCTTAAGAATGGATGCCCATACAAAATGTAACTAACATTTCAAAATATTATTCAAAAAAAAGTTTTTCCACTTCATGGTAATTTAAAGTAGTAGAACATAACAAAACTATAAGATAAACAATATGGAAAGCACACAATTTTTTACAATTAGACGATAGTAACCTAAATACAAGATCATAATTTCTAAATCATTTAACAACGGATTAAAATGATTCCCCAGCTGCAAACATACCTAAGACAACAGTATGTTTGCAGAAGACTCATATTTCTGAATGTGATCACATTTGGTTTCAACTTTCTATGAACAACCTAAATAATGTAATATCATTATACAACTTAAAATTCTAGCCCGCACAATGGGCGGGCCACTCTGCTAGTTAGATCAAAACTGACAGATCTTTGTGGTATGACGGTTTTACCAACATCAAACAGCCGGTCCTCCTAGGTGTACTAATTGATAAATGAAAAGAGAACGGAACAACCAATGAAGAGACGTAGTTCAGCGTCCAGTGCAAAACgaaagaagatgtctccaagttGCTTGCTCTTGCCGCACATGCACAACTGATTTGCATTCTAGAGGACTAGGCTTGCCCAAGTAGAATGCCAATGGAGCAGCGGACGCTGTTGGGGAGTAGCCAAACGCCATTGCCACAAATTGTTCGCCGAGCCACATTGCTCCTGCGATCGGGAGACTCTGCATGCAGAATGCACAATTCTTTTCAATACTCGGAAACTTTTAATTTGGACAAAAAACTGCATGATTCTTGTTGAATCTCCACAGAATAACTGAATCATACTTGTGCTCTTCCTCACTGTGCAGGGATTTGGGGAACGCAGGCATCTCGGGCACCCTGATTCCTCAACTGGGACAACTGAAGAACCTGCAGTACCTGTAAGAACTAGTACAACTTGCTGCAGAGTCCAGACTTGCCAAATTACAGTCAAAACTTTCTACAAAATGATCTTCTCGTGGTCATAGAGAGCTGTACGCGAACAATATGAGTGGATCAATACCAACAACTCTGGGCAACCTGACACTCCTGATCAGCCTCGATCTTTACAACAACCATCTCACCGGCGTGATACCTTCCTCGCTTGGGGCAGTCGGGACACAGCGTTTCCTGTACGAGTCTCTTTGCAACAATTTCCAAATGATGAGATGCTGAAATGCCTATTGATTGTCTCCAACTGCTAGAGGCTATTCGTTGGTGTCTCCCTGCAGGAGGCTGCATGGGAACAAACTGGCAGGGGGTATACTGGCGTCATTGGGCCGTCTGATGAAGCTTGTCGAGCTGGAGCTTCAGGAGAATACGCTGACCGGCACGGTGCCGCTGGAGGTCCTATCTCTTGTTCTTGTCGGGGACTTGACTGAACTGTGAGTAGTGCAGTTTGTTTTACACCAGAAATAGAAATTGCATCCACTTCTTTCCTTCCTTTCCCAGTGGCTTTCACTTACAATATATTTTTCCATCCCGCAGAAATGTTGTGCAAAACAATTTGGCTGGCACTGTTAAATCATCTACACAAAGAGGTAGGGATCCATATATTACCTGTATTTTTTGGTGATTTGCAACTCTGACGGATTAAGTTGTTCTGCAGTTGTATTTTTTGGTGTGTATAATAAATGTATAGGTTTGGTGCTTTGTGCTCGCAAGAGTTTTCCAATTGGAATCATTTGCAGTGGCTACTGTCATCCAGGACACGCTCAAGACTACACTCTGAGCACTAGTGGTAACCTGAACTTATGTAAGAATAAACTAAATGATTTTGCATTCCGAAACTGCTTTTGTAGACCTCTATTCCATTATTGAGAGTCTAGAAAAAACTGTGGTTAAATGCATTGTAATCAGTAGCAACTTTGTAACTAAATATTTCTGTGCACCCTTCACGCGTAACTAGTGTAATATGTTTCGTATCTTCGTATCTCACTAAACTATAAAAACCCTTGCCACATGTGGCTCGGTAACCCCATTCCACGTGTCTTCCCTTGTTATCTGCAAAAGGGAGGTCGCCTTAGGTGTTTCCGACGGCTTGAAAGTGTTGAGTAAATTAGCAACTTTTTAATCTAATCCAGAAGTAGATCATAAGCATGGTATCTACCGTATTAATCTCCGCGTGAAACCGAATACCACCGACCGCGCGTCATCCTCCTCGGCGACTCAGGGGAACCCTAGCTGTCGCCCTTTCCTGCATCGCCGCTACCGAAGGGTCGGTCCGCGAAGCCGCGCCGGAAcccaggatggcggcggcggggcagatCTGACGCgtcggtccccccccccccccccccccccgaggtcctCCAATGCGGCACATGCACCCCTCCCCCCCTCGCGGCCGCTGCCCCTGTTGGTCCGGCAATGTCAGCTGGTGCCTTGGCCATGTCTTGAGGCTGGCTCCGGGCCCCCTCCTCGCGCCCGCCACGTCCGCCCCTTCCACCTTGCCGGGATCAAGAGCTCCATTCCCCGGTCGGCTGCGACTTCCCCGGTCAGGCACACCCTCTGTGGTGCACTAGtggaaaaaggcccatttgtcccggttccagaggcccattTGAAACGAttatggaaccgggactaaagggtcgggactaaagcccatgacctttagtcctggttcgctcacgaaccgggacaggtggggctccacgtggccgctgcgagccccggcaggagggcctttggtcccggttggtaacaccaaccgggaccaaaaggcatccacgcgtcagcgtaTCAGGAGATggagtttttgttttgtttttgagggggggggggttgggggttttggagggttaatttaattaggggtttcatatattgtgttacctagctaatagagagaagtgacctttCATATCTCCGTGCTtagtcgacgctacgtactatttgtatagagaggactcgacatgctagctagtaagaaagtgaaggaaaccattaagtacagaagatcgtcatgaacatatacagagagaagtgatcgacctctccttctccaagagattggtcaaacaacaagttttcgtatatctatccgacgctactagctacatatatacaatataagatatATTACAATCCCTAATATCTGaagtcaagttccacatggtattcttcggctttactgatgacgtggtcaagaaataatcccgccaattcctcttgaattgcttttatcTGATCATGTGGTAGGAGCTCATCCCGCAGCTGCTAGATCTAAAtcgaagaagagggtcaatacatgtgtatgaatgaaactcaacacaaatgatggtaataaaatacaattgtgaatatttttgcttacgcacttcatactgTTTTTCAGAGTAGCCCCACTTATTCTTGGCCGTCTCGTTGtagatggactcgcaaacgtagtatccatagaaatcatttccttgttcctgccacaagcactttatgagaaatagatgtcaatcaaactgataagcaagcatgctaaatggtattgatgaaactagctagaatcagtGGGAGATGCGAggaactaggtagtagtacttactttcgtgTGTTTAAATGTCAGCTCGGTCGGCAGTCCCGGAGAAAttgcggtgaactctttccaaaccctgccagacaaagaaaataattacttgataccAGGAAAtaaacaaagttgccgatatggtgcgataatgattgattgaacttacttctggagcattcaagtcatgtccgcatagtcctcgggatcttttcgtctcgagtctaataCAGTTActtctcccttctcaagcttaatcactAGAAGAATAAAGTAGAACTGCGCACACATGCACAAGTCATCAGTTACATGACTATAaccttgagtaataagggaaaccgaatatgcaaaagacagtaacactcaattcaagttgtaaggaaagagtatttatctttggtttgatttttgagcaatgatTGTGGCAACTTGTCCTTGGTTTCTGTGACATTTTATTGAACTGTCCATTCAtgtatgacatttgggttaatgaacccaatgtcatagatttgtgcttttctgcattccacgatcttcaatctacataatatagtgaggataattatatatacatgcaatgaaagagttgagctatatatagagagacttaattacagaaagtAGTATTTACAGACAATAGCTAGCCATAAgtgatttgtcgagggccttttgattgtagaaCTGGAAACACTCGTCAAAATCAATAGTTAACAGTTCTTGGCCAATGAAGTCGTGGTCCTCTTTAATTCTCATCAACAAAGCATCCTTCCCAGATTCGCTGCAGGTTTTCCTGTACcattcatggaatcttcgcatcatcattgttagagcaagagttccatctttgacgagagtcttcccgtaatggtatttgaattcgtccacctccattgtatcaaaatctACATAGTCGGGAAGGTATTCACCAGGATTGTACCTGGCAGCATCAGCGGCTGAtttgcgacgatatcgctagacaccttgagcgtgGGGAATGATTGGTTTTCCTGTTCTCCGAGCTGGAgaatt from Triticum aestivum cultivar Chinese Spring chromosome 3B, IWGSC CS RefSeq v2.1, whole genome shotgun sequence includes these protein-coding regions:
- the LOC123067888 gene encoding leucine-rich repeat protein 1-like; amino-acid sequence: MAAQTGAALLLVGLLPYNLLVPEGDIVYSQRQVWKDPNNVLTSWDPTLVNPCTWFHVTCNLTTPDLGNAGISGTLIPQLGQLKNLQYLELYANNMSGSIPTTLGNLTLLISLDLYNNHLTGVIPSSLGAVGTQRFLRLHGNKLAGGILASLGRLMKLVELELQENTLTGTVPLEVLSLVLVGDLTELNVVQNNLAGTVKSSTQRVATVIQDTLKTTL